One Glycine max cultivar Williams 82 chromosome 3, Glycine_max_v4.0, whole genome shotgun sequence DNA window includes the following coding sequences:
- the LOC106798248 gene encoding uncharacterized protein encodes MAFRRQKGLCYNCDEKWSSSHRCKGRVLLFVAESDEPLGSEPTQSFSTPIESSSDPHPPDLSPINPHISLNALAGIPVTDTFRVYDFINQASLIVLVDSGSTHNFVQPQVQRLLQLRIEAQGKYLQAVLEKAQETLGRQSLGVVGLEAAKLQLSELVSKVSSQCLNSAFSELKEIQGFSPHHQKQTQTNNNQPINANDCSMDSCLTSCEGSSQKDQQEIQICKQ; translated from the exons ATGGCCTTTCGACGCCAGAAAGGTCTTTGTTACAACTGTGATGAGAAGTGGAGTTCTTCTCACCGTTGTAAGGGTCGTGTCTTGCTCTTTGTGGCCGAATCCGATGAACCCCTTGGCTCTGAACCAACACAATCTTTCTCGACCCCCATTGAATCTTCCTCTGATCCTCACCCACCTGACCTTTCTCCAATAAACCCCCACATCAGCCTCAACGCCTTAGCCGGTATTCCCGTCACTGACACTTTTCGTGTCTACGACTTCATTAACCAGGCGAGCCTCATCGTGCTCGTCGATAGTGGGAGTACCCACAACTTTGTCCAACCACAG GTGCAAAGACTCCTGCAGCTACGTATTGAGGCTCAAGGAAAATACCTTCAGGCAGTGTTGGAGAAGGCTCAGGAAACACTAGGTAGACAGAGCTTAGGAGTAGTAGGACTTGAAGCTGCCAAACTTCAACTCTCAGAGCTAGTGTCAAAAGTGTCCTCTCAGTGCCTGAATTCAGCATTTTCAGAGCTGAAGGAGATACAAGGATTTAGCCCCCACCatcagaaacaaacacaaaccaacaacaaccagCCAATAAATGCAAATGACTGTTCCATGGACAGTTGTCTCACATCCTGTGAGGGATCATCACAAAAAGATCAGCAAGAGATACAAATTTGTAAGCAGTAA